A window from Pseudonocardia cypriaca encodes these proteins:
- a CDS encoding DUF6474 family protein, translated as MGLLRGRSAPEAGEAIESAVRRARKPLTAARAKRMIGVSKAVAPLLAPYALAAAAVARTRWDAYRAARLGVEPGQLGAYAGRGGALHARLSRMAEALDRLDSGAEAHGTGAARRFAVDTRPRLADLAVAVRAAEQMPTPRRRTAYRAIGAELDRLEIALLHHLGVQG; from the coding sequence ATGGGGCTGCTGCGAGGCCGGTCGGCGCCCGAGGCGGGCGAGGCCATCGAGAGCGCGGTCCGTCGGGCCCGCAAACCGCTCACGGCGGCGCGGGCGAAACGCATGATCGGCGTGAGCAAGGCCGTCGCCCCGCTCCTCGCGCCGTACGCGCTCGCCGCCGCCGCCGTCGCACGCACCCGCTGGGACGCCTACCGGGCCGCACGGCTCGGCGTGGAACCCGGCCAGCTCGGCGCGTACGCCGGGCGCGGCGGCGCGCTGCACGCCCGGCTCTCGCGGATGGCGGAGGCGCTCGACCGGCTCGACTCCGGCGCCGAGGCGCACGGCACGGGCGCGGCTCGCCGGTTCGCCGTCGACACCCGCCCGCGGCTGGCCGACCTGGCCGTGGCCGTGCGCGCCGCCGAGCAGATGCCGACCCCGCGCCGCCGCACGGCCTACCGCGCCATCGGCGCCGAGCTGGACCGGCTCGAGATCGCCCTGCTCCACCACCTCGGGGTCCAGGGATAG
- a CDS encoding dihydrolipoyl dehydrogenase family protein, with translation MTEVDVIVLGGGPVGENAADYAVRAGLSALIVESELLGGECSFWACIPSKALLRTGHAVAALRRLPGTTAEFDPAAVLARRDSFTHDWDDDSQVQWATGAGIRVLRGLGRLVGERAVEVDGPAGRETVVARRAVVVCTGSVPATPPVPGLDTVRTWGSRAATSAKEVPARLAVLGGGVVGCEMAQAFRRLGSEVVLLQRGPRLLPAMEPFAGERVAAALREEGVDVRLEHRLDSVAPAGDQIELRTSDGPVVVDELLVATGRRPNTSSIGVDAVGLEPGKPLTVDDTGLVEGVTGEWLYAAGDVTGRALLTHQGKYAGRIVGAAIAARAIGEELDTRPWGAHVATADHSAVPQVVFTDPEVAAAGRTEAQARAAGIDVRVVDIPIAVAGSSLQADGYDGAARMVVDTTRGVLVGVTFVGQDVAEMIHAATIAIVGEVPLDRLWHAVPAFPTMSEVWLRLLEAYRG, from the coding sequence ATGACCGAGGTCGACGTCATCGTCCTCGGCGGAGGGCCGGTGGGCGAGAACGCAGCCGACTACGCCGTCCGCGCCGGGCTCTCGGCGCTGATCGTCGAGTCGGAGCTGCTCGGCGGCGAGTGCTCGTTCTGGGCGTGCATCCCGTCGAAGGCGCTGTTGCGCACCGGGCACGCGGTGGCAGCGCTGCGCAGGCTGCCGGGCACGACGGCCGAGTTCGACCCGGCGGCCGTGCTGGCGCGCCGCGACTCGTTCACCCACGACTGGGACGACGACAGCCAGGTGCAGTGGGCCACCGGCGCCGGCATCCGGGTGCTGCGCGGGCTGGGCCGGCTCGTCGGCGAACGCGCGGTCGAGGTCGACGGGCCGGCCGGCCGCGAGACGGTGGTCGCCCGGCGCGCCGTCGTCGTGTGCACGGGCAGCGTGCCCGCAACTCCGCCCGTTCCGGGTCTCGACACCGTGCGGACGTGGGGCTCGCGCGCCGCCACCTCGGCCAAGGAGGTCCCGGCCCGGCTCGCCGTGCTGGGCGGTGGCGTGGTCGGCTGCGAGATGGCGCAGGCGTTCCGCAGGCTCGGCTCGGAGGTCGTGCTCCTGCAGCGCGGGCCGCGGCTGCTGCCCGCGATGGAGCCGTTCGCCGGCGAGCGGGTGGCCGCGGCGCTCCGGGAGGAGGGCGTCGACGTCCGGCTGGAGCACCGGCTCGACTCGGTCGCCCCGGCAGGCGACCAGATCGAGCTCCGCACGAGCGACGGCCCCGTCGTCGTCGACGAGCTGCTCGTGGCCACCGGGCGACGGCCCAACACCTCCTCGATCGGGGTGGACGCGGTGGGCCTCGAGCCCGGCAAGCCGCTCACCGTGGACGACACCGGCCTGGTCGAGGGCGTGACCGGGGAGTGGCTGTACGCCGCGGGCGACGTCACCGGCCGCGCGCTGCTCACCCACCAGGGCAAGTACGCCGGGCGGATCGTCGGGGCGGCGATCGCGGCCCGCGCGATCGGCGAGGAGCTCGACACCCGGCCGTGGGGCGCGCACGTCGCGACCGCCGACCACAGCGCGGTCCCGCAGGTGGTGTTCACCGACCCCGAGGTGGCGGCGGCCGGCCGCACCGAGGCGCAGGCGCGTGCCGCGGGCATCGACGTCCGCGTCGTCGACATCCCGATCGCGGTCGCCGGGTCGTCACTGCAGGCCGACGGGTACGACGGTGCCGCGCGAATGGTGGTCGACACCACGCGCGGGGTTCTCGTCGGCGTGACATTCGTCGGTCAGGACGTGGCTGAGATGATCCACGCCGCCACGATCGCGATCGTCGGCGAGGTGCCGCTCGACCGCCTCTGGCACGCCGTGCCGGCGTTCCCGACGATGAGCGAGGTGTGGCTGCGCCTGCTCGAGGCGTACCGGGGCTAG
- a CDS encoding copper resistance D family protein, translating to MTAPTAGPRSLDRLRPVGWAGLAVGAALVASVLTGALANTTLPVLVGTSVTRSGMNVAGVACVGFTLLALLLPPARHVPGSALRTLERVRATADRALVAVAGTWLVLVLVGIMFRTADAFGRPLGQLAAGEIGSFITELAGGRGLALTAVCTAALLVCAALRLRDRALVQARVPLVAALLGLVTPAVTGHAGTHPDHQLAIMSIGVHVVGAALWVGGLAVVLALVARHRALLDPVLPRFSRLAGWCIAAVTITGLLTAVIRLGTWDAILGTRYGVLVLTKIACLVLLGLLGGLARRRLAAGRTPVLRWAGYEVALMAATIGIAAALSQSA from the coding sequence ATGACAGCACCGACCGCGGGCCCGCGCTCCCTCGACCGGCTGCGTCCGGTCGGGTGGGCCGGACTCGCGGTCGGCGCCGCGCTGGTGGCGAGCGTGCTCACCGGCGCGCTCGCGAACACGACGCTCCCGGTGCTGGTCGGGACGTCGGTCACCCGGTCCGGGATGAACGTCGCCGGCGTCGCGTGCGTCGGGTTCACGCTGCTCGCCCTGCTGCTCCCACCGGCCCGCCACGTGCCCGGTTCCGCGCTGCGCACCCTGGAGCGGGTGCGGGCCACCGCGGACCGCGCGCTGGTCGCCGTGGCGGGGACGTGGCTGGTGCTCGTCCTGGTCGGCATCATGTTCCGCACGGCCGACGCGTTCGGCAGGCCGCTCGGGCAGCTGGCGGCGGGCGAGATCGGCAGCTTCATCACGGAGCTGGCCGGTGGGCGCGGGCTGGCGCTCACAGCGGTCTGCACCGCGGCGCTCCTCGTGTGCGCGGCGCTGCGGCTGCGTGACCGCGCGCTCGTGCAGGCCCGCGTTCCGCTGGTGGCCGCGCTGCTCGGACTCGTCACGCCCGCGGTCACCGGGCACGCGGGCACCCACCCCGACCACCAGCTCGCGATCATGTCGATCGGCGTGCACGTGGTCGGGGCAGCGCTCTGGGTGGGCGGACTCGCGGTCGTGCTCGCGCTCGTGGCACGCCACCGCGCCCTGCTCGACCCGGTGCTGCCGCGGTTCTCGCGGCTCGCCGGCTGGTGCATCGCCGCCGTCACCATCACCGGGCTGCTCACCGCGGTGATCCGGCTCGGGACGTGGGACGCGATCCTCGGCACGCGTTACGGCGTCCTGGTGCTGACGAAGATCGCATGCCTCGTGCTGCTCGGGCTACTCGGCGGGCTCGCCCGGCGCAGGCTCGCCGCCGGGCGTACCCCGGTGCTGAGGTGGGCCGGTTACGAGGTGGCGCTCATGGCCGCCACGATCGGCATCGCGGCCGCGCTCTCCCAGTCGGCCTAG
- a CDS encoding copper resistance CopC family protein, translating to MPSSTHRGALRVGTVTLLAGLALLLGAAPALAHTRLQSSDPTDGASLDAAPRHVSLTFNEEMSPEFSTITVVGPDGARYETGQVGAEGGTVSTAVLPLGPAGQYKIGYRVVSADGHPVAGEVSFTLTTAGQAATAPAPATSAPAAAPAAAPAAAAPADSEGGSPVWPWIVGAVVLVGGGVVAALRLGRG from the coding sequence ATGCCCTCGTCCACCCACCGGGGCGCGCTGCGCGTCGGCACCGTCACCCTGCTCGCCGGGCTCGCGTTGCTGCTCGGCGCGGCACCGGCGCTCGCGCACACCCGCCTCCAGAGCAGCGACCCGACCGACGGCGCAAGCCTCGACGCCGCCCCGAGGCACGTATCGCTGACCTTCAACGAGGAGATGTCGCCCGAGTTCAGCACGATCACGGTCGTCGGGCCGGACGGCGCCCGCTACGAGACCGGTCAGGTCGGCGCAGAGGGCGGCACGGTCAGCACGGCCGTGCTCCCGCTCGGCCCCGCGGGCCAGTACAAGATCGGCTACCGGGTGGTGTCGGCGGACGGTCACCCGGTCGCGGGCGAGGTCTCGTTCACGCTCACCACCGCGGGGCAGGCGGCCACCGCGCCCGCCCCCGCGACGTCAGCACCCGCCGCAGCCCCGGCCGCGGCACCGGCGGCCGCCGCACCGGCCGACAGCGAAGGCGGCTCCCCGGTGTGGCCGTGGATCGTCGGGGCCGTCGTCCTCGTCGGCGGCGGGGTCGTCGCGGCGCTGCGGCTGGGCCGCGGATGA